In the genome of Lentisphaera araneosa HTCC2155, one region contains:
- the rplP gene encoding 50S ribosomal protein L16, protein MALMPKRVKYRKVQRGSLAGNAGNCNKLDFGEFGLQVLDRGWMTARQIEACRVTMTRHTKRRAKVWIRVFPDKPISKKPLEVRMGKGKPGPDHWVACVRPGRILFEMSGVTRNTAKEAMALAANKLGMRTRFLAKEDQI, encoded by the coding sequence ATGGCACTAATGCCAAAAAGGGTAAAGTACAGAAAGGTTCAAAGAGGCAGCCTCGCAGGTAATGCGGGTAACTGTAACAAACTCGACTTCGGTGAGTTTGGCCTACAAGTACTAGATCGTGGCTGGATGACAGCCCGTCAAATTGAAGCGTGTCGTGTGACTATGACAAGACACACAAAAAGAAGAGCGAAGGTTTGGATCAGAGTTTTCCCTGATAAACCGATCTCTAAGAAGCCACTCGAAGTACGTATGGGTAAAGGTAAGCCAGGACCAGATCACTGGGTAGCTTGCGTTCGTCCAGGTCGTATACTTTTCGAAATGAGTGGTGTAACTCGTAACACAGCTAAAGAAGCTATGGCACTTGCGGCAAATAAACTTGGAATGCGTACTCGCTTCCTTGCTAAAGAGGATCAAATCTAA
- the rpmC gene encoding 50S ribosomal protein L29 yields MKAAEVKKLTDAELLEKLGELDKELLNLRLQAKTGQIENTARIREARKTVARIKTEQTARSK; encoded by the coding sequence ATGAAAGCTGCAGAAGTAAAAAAATTGACTGACGCGGAGCTACTCGAAAAGCTTGGTGAACTCGACAAGGAGCTTCTGAATCTCAGACTCCAGGCAAAAACAGGTCAAATCGAGAATACAGCACGTATTCGCGAGGCGCGTAAAACTGTTGCCAGAATTAAAACCGAGCAAACAGCCCGCTCTAAATAA
- the rpsQ gene encoding 30S ribosomal protein S17 has product MSENTNQERGNRKQRVGIVTSDKMDKTIVVTVNRKARHAKFKKVINISKKYYAHDEKNEAKIGDQVVIAETRPTSKKKCWRLMSIQSTAE; this is encoded by the coding sequence ATGAGTGAAAATACAAATCAAGAACGTGGCAACCGCAAGCAGCGTGTTGGCATTGTTACAAGCGACAAAATGGATAAAACCATCGTTGTAACAGTTAACCGCAAAGCGCGTCACGCTAAATTTAAGAAAGTTATTAACATCAGTAAAAAATACTACGCTCACGACGAGAAGAATGAAGCCAAAATTGGCGATCAGGTTGTCATCGCTGAGACAAGACCTACCAGTAAGAAGAAGTGCTGGAGACTTATGAGTATTCAATCTACTGCTGAATAG
- the rplN gene encoding 50S ribosomal protein L14 — translation MIQMQTSLEVADNTGAKRIVAITVLGQRRKYAGVGDIITATVKEASPNGVVKKGDVIKAVVVRTRKRIRRPDGSYLNFDKNAAVVINANNEPRGTRIFGPVARELREKKFMKIVSLAPEVL, via the coding sequence ATGATCCAGATGCAGACAAGCCTAGAAGTGGCAGACAACACAGGCGCTAAGCGTATTGTTGCTATCACTGTCCTTGGCCAGCGCAGAAAATATGCTGGTGTTGGTGACATTATTACTGCTACAGTAAAAGAAGCCAGCCCTAACGGCGTTGTTAAGAAAGGTGACGTAATTAAAGCTGTTGTTGTTCGTACAAGAAAAAGAATCCGTCGTCCAGATGGTTCTTACCTCAACTTCGACAAGAACGCAGCTGTAGTTATTAACGCGAACAATGAGCCCCGTGGTACTCGTATCTTCGGCCCAGTTGCTCGTGAACTCAGAGAAAAGAAATTTATGAAAATTGTTTCTTTAGCACCGGAGGTTCTCTAA
- the rplX gene encoding 50S ribosomal protein L24, whose translation MNDFPVKMGEEVVIIAGKDRSRADKVKAGKITSINRKTQTVTVEGLNISKKAVRPSEANPEGGIVEFEAPIHVSNVMTKAKYDARSAKKA comes from the coding sequence ATGAATGATTTCCCAGTAAAAATGGGTGAAGAAGTCGTTATCATTGCAGGTAAAGACAGGTCACGTGCTGACAAAGTCAAAGCTGGCAAGATCACTTCAATCAACCGCAAAACGCAAACTGTTACTGTTGAAGGTCTCAACATCAGTAAAAAAGCTGTACGTCCAAGTGAAGCAAATCCAGAAGGCGGAATTGTTGAATTTGAAGCTCCGATTCACGTTTCTAACGTGATGACGAAAGCTAAATACGACGCTCGTTCAGCTAAGAAAGCATAG
- the rplE gene encoding 50S ribosomal protein L5, with product MTSMKEKYKKEVVAELVKKFEYGNVNMVPKVEKVILNCGIGTKQEREVLGEAVKLLTTITGQKAVETKAKKSIANFKLREGQSIGTKVTLRGEIMFDFLTRLIHNALPRVRDFRGVKPNGFDGSGNYTMGINDQSIFTEIDLDKIKHAIGMNITIVTTAKSDEEGRELLALLGMPFAK from the coding sequence ATGACTTCAATGAAAGAAAAATATAAGAAAGAAGTTGTAGCCGAATTAGTTAAGAAATTCGAGTATGGTAACGTGAACATGGTACCAAAAGTCGAAAAAGTAATTCTTAACTGCGGTATCGGCACTAAGCAAGAACGTGAAGTTCTTGGTGAAGCTGTAAAACTTCTTACGACCATCACTGGTCAAAAAGCTGTAGAAACAAAAGCTAAGAAATCTATTGCGAATTTTAAACTTCGCGAAGGCCAATCAATCGGAACTAAAGTTACCCTCCGTGGTGAAATTATGTTCGATTTCCTTACTCGCTTAATTCACAATGCACTTCCACGTGTACGTGACTTCCGCGGTGTAAAGCCTAATGGTTTTGATGGTTCTGGTAACTACACAATGGGTATCAATGATCAGTCAATCTTTACTGAAATTGACCTAGACAAAATCAAACACGCAATTGGTATGAACATTACAATTGTAACAACTGCAAAGTCAGACGAAGAAGGTCGTGAGTTACTCGCACTTCTTGGTATGCCTTTCGCTAAGTAA
- the rpsN gene encoding 30S ribosomal protein S14 gives MAKKSWIQRNEKKAKVVAKYAERRAALKEAGDYEGLSKLPRNASPCRVVNRCSVTGRKRAYYRKFGVSRLTLRELASQGLVPGMRRASW, from the coding sequence ATGGCTAAGAAATCTTGGATTCAAAGAAATGAAAAGAAAGCAAAAGTAGTAGCTAAGTACGCTGAGCGTCGCGCAGCTTTGAAAGAAGCTGGTGACTATGAAGGTCTTAGTAAACTCCCCCGTAACGCGAGTCCATGTCGCGTTGTAAATCGCTGCTCAGTCACAGGCAGAAAGCGTGCATACTACCGCAAGTTCGGTGTTTCACGTCTTACTCTTCGTGAGCTCGCAAGTCAGGGTCTCGTTCCTGGCATGAGAAGAGCTAGCTGGTAA
- the rpsH gene encoding 30S ribosomal protein S8, which produces MNDTIADFLTRLRNAGMANLAELNMPSSKVNASISSILKEEGYIADYDVVELENNKKDLKVQLKYHKGQPLIQGLKRVSKGSCRIFVKADEIPRVRGGLGIAVISTSKGMMTGQKAKSENIGGEVVALVW; this is translated from the coding sequence ATGAACGATACAATCGCAGACTTTCTTACTCGTTTAAGAAACGCAGGTATGGCGAATCTCGCCGAACTGAACATGCCTTCATCAAAGGTTAATGCGTCTATCTCTTCCATCCTCAAAGAGGAAGGTTACATCGCTGACTATGACGTCGTAGAATTAGAAAATAACAAGAAGGACCTCAAGGTTCAACTTAAGTATCACAAAGGTCAGCCACTGATCCAGGGACTCAAAAGAGTTTCAAAAGGTAGCTGCCGTATTTTTGTTAAAGCTGACGAGATTCCACGTGTACGTGGTGGTCTTGGTATTGCTGTTATTTCGACTTCCAAAGGTATGATGACTGGTCAGAAAGCTAAAAGTGAAAACATTGGCGGCGAAGTAGTTGCCCTTGTTTGGTAA
- the rplF gene encoding 50S ribosomal protein L6, which translates to MSRIGNKAISITAGVEVKISGKEVSVKGPKGELKHTLTPRVEASVDADSNEVVVTRQDDSRFSKAEHGLNRSLISNMIVGVSTGWKKELEIRGTGFRGAVQGNKLNLNLGYSHPINYEIPDGIKVTMPEPTKIIVEGSDKQLVGQVSANIRFYRKPDAYKGKGVRYTDEHIALKEGKSAGK; encoded by the coding sequence ATGTCAAGAATTGGTAATAAAGCAATTAGCATCACTGCAGGCGTTGAAGTGAAAATTTCTGGTAAAGAAGTTTCTGTCAAAGGCCCTAAAGGTGAACTAAAACACACACTTACTCCTCGCGTAGAAGCCAGCGTTGACGCTGACTCAAACGAAGTTGTAGTAACTCGCCAGGACGATAGCCGTTTTTCAAAAGCTGAGCATGGTCTTAACCGCAGTCTTATCAGTAACATGATTGTTGGTGTAAGCACTGGTTGGAAAAAAGAGCTAGAGATCCGTGGTACTGGTTTCAGAGGAGCTGTTCAAGGTAACAAGCTCAACTTAAACTTAGGTTACTCACACCCCATTAACTACGAAATCCCTGATGGTATCAAGGTAACTATGCCTGAGCCTACAAAGATTATCGTTGAAGGAAGTGATAAACAACTCGTTGGTCAAGTATCCGCTAACATTCGTTTCTACAGAAAACCTGATGCCTATAAAGGTAAAGGTGTTCGTTACACGGATGAGCATATCGCACTTAAAGAAGGTAAGAGCGCTGGTAAATAA
- the rplR gene encoding 50S ribosomal protein L18: MSTKTTKQQRKRRHWHIRSKVTGTADKPRMAVSRSLNHISVQFIDDVAGKTLASASTKDKAFEGNNTQAGNKEGAALVGKIAAENAKTAGISKVVFDRAGFRFHGRVKELADAAREAGLEF, encoded by the coding sequence ATGAGTACTAAAACTACAAAACAACAAAGAAAGCGCAGACACTGGCACATTCGTAGCAAAGTCACTGGAACAGCTGACAAACCACGTATGGCTGTATCACGCTCTCTTAATCACATATCTGTTCAGTTTATCGATGATGTAGCTGGTAAAACACTTGCTTCTGCATCAACTAAAGATAAAGCTTTCGAAGGAAACAATACACAAGCAGGCAACAAGGAAGGCGCTGCACTAGTAGGCAAAATTGCTGCTGAAAATGCTAAAACTGCTGGAATCAGCAAAGTCGTTTTTGACCGTGCAGGTTTCCGTTTCCATGGTCGCGTAAAAGAGTTAGCTGACGCCGCGCGTGAAGCTGGCTTGGAATTCTAG